A single region of the Manihot esculenta cultivar AM560-2 chromosome 12, M.esculenta_v8, whole genome shotgun sequence genome encodes:
- the LOC110628639 gene encoding programmed cell death protein 2-like isoform X2 gives MIIVSHLTITLQKLADFLSLLQDLPFPLEAVPHNLLNCGACGKKLCLVAQVYAPVSSGRLKIGDRLVMVFGCVTAECGSTSLSWRALRLQKLDDGRFPCTNSDDVVPVTPPPDSVPKTNWLEDLGDESDEDIDLEALGKALSEAGSLASHSKKLHKNELSESVVNASPSVPRMRIVDMELPVVPCFYVYTQEESFSKDVSSMCSNYYSTLSIKEKQSNNDQEQQEAWGDESYEYDKALNVDRAYLKFKKKLDADPEQCFRYLYGGKPLLATPDVGDPGSCKLCGASRHYEMQLMPPLIYFLQDAADDCQKTALENWDWMTLVVFTCSKSCSNPSAEEKSKTGCWIVAEEAVVVQFEKPLDESVQLGFFS, from the exons ATGATAATCGTGAGCCATCTGACCATTACACTACAAAAATTGGCGGACTTCCT CTCTCTTTTACAGGACTTGCCTTTTCCTCTAGAGGCAGTGCCTCACAATTTGCTCAATTGTGGTGCCTGTGGAAAAAAGCTCTGTCTTGTTGCACAG GTTTATGCTCCAGTCTCTAGTGGAAGGTTGAAAATTGGAGATCGTCTTGTTATGGTCTTTGGTTGTGTGACGGCAGAATGTGGGAGTACTTCTCTTAG CTGGCGTGCACTTCGCCTGCAGAAACTGGATGATGGGAGATTCCCATGTACAAATTCTGATGATGTGGTTCCTGTTACTCCTCCTCCTGATTCAGTTCCAAAAACCAACTGGCTGGAGGATTTGGGTGATGAAAGTGATGAGGATATCGATCTTGAGGCTTTGGGTAAAGCACTTTCTGAAGCTGGAAGTTTGGCTTCTCATTCCAAGAAACTACATAAGAACGAGCTATCTGAGAGTGTTGTCAATGCTTCCCCTTCAGTTCCCAGGATGAGAATTGTGGACATGGAGTTACCAG TGGTTCCTTGTTTTTACGTTTATACTCAGGAAGAATCATTCTCAAAGGATGTTTCTTCTATGTGCTCGAACTATTATTCCACCCTTTCCATTAAGGAGAAACAAAGTAATAATGATCAAGAACAACAAGAAGCTTGGGGAGATGAAAGTTATGAATACGATAAAGCTTTAAATGTCGACAGGGCATACCTCAAGTTCAAGAAAAAGTTGGATGCTGACCCGGAGCAATGCTTCAG GTACTTGTATGGCGGGAAGCCTCTTCTTGCAACACCAGATGTGGGAGACCCTGGGTCATGCAAGCTTTGTGGTGCTTCGAGGCATTATGAGATGCAGCTGATGCCCccattaatatattttctacAAGATGCTGCTGATGATTGTCAAAAAACTGCATTAGAGAATTGGGACTGGATGACACTCGTTGTTTTCACTTGCTCCAAG AGCTGTTCCAACCCATCTGCTGAAGAAAAATCCAAAACTGGTTGCTGGATTGTGGCAGAGGAGGCTGTTGTTGTCCAATTTGAGAAACCACTGGACGAGTCGGTTCAGCTTGGTTTTTTCTCATGA
- the LOC110628638 gene encoding alkane hydroxylase MAH1: MASVTLLEIFLAIISFVVVRVLLNKNGQPIYWPVVGMLPDTLFHLHRAHERFTEVIERSGHTFFYLGPWFSRVKLLGTVDPANVHYIMSSNFSNFPKGPEFSKIFDVLGTGIFNSDSEWWKNQRKLAQALINHRRFHQFLVKTSREMVEKGLVPVLDHVAEQGSVVDMQDLFQRFTFDITCILVTGYNPRCLSIDFPEVEFSKAMDDAEETLFFRHLTPEWFWKLQRILGIGQERKMKKAWKTLDRTSAEYISRKRKQLNNQSPFSSDDRSEGVDLLTSYMTETQIMGSKPNDKFLRDTIVNFLLAGRDTTSSALTWFLWLISKNPQAETKIREELKASLPETEAETWRIFNPEELNKLVYLHGAICEALRLYPPVPFQHKAPLHEDLLPSGHRVNPEMKIVLCLYSMGRMESIWGKDCLEFKPERWITEGAKIRHEPSYKFLAFNAGPRTCLGKEMAFIQMKTVAAAIIHNYKVQVVEDHPVSPNISIILQMKHGLKVRISRRWI; encoded by the coding sequence ATGGCTTCAGTAACCCTTCTTGAGATCTTCTTAGCAATCATTAGCTTTGTGGTTGTTCGCGTTTTGCTCAACAAAAATGGCCAACCCATATATTGGCCAGTCGTCGGAATGCTGCCGGACACTCTCTTCCACCTTCACCGAGCTCACGAGAGGTTCACAGAAGTCATTGAGCGAAGTGGCCATACTTTCTTCTACCTAGGCCCTTGGTTTTCCAGAGTAAAATTGTTAGGCACAGTTGATCCAGCCAATGTCCACTACATAATGAGCTCAAACTTCTCAAATTTCCCTAAAGGACCCGAGTTTTCCAAGATTTTTGACGTTCTGGGAACTGGGATTTTCAATTCGGATTCTGAATGGTGGAAGAACCAGAGAAAACTCGCTCAGGCTTTGATTAATCATCGGCGGTTTCATCAGTTTTTGGTGAAGACCAGCCGGGAGATGGTGGAGAAAGGGCTAGTTCCAGTCCTTGATCATGTTGCTGAACAAGGATCAGTGGTGGACATGCAAGATTTGTTTCAGAGATTCACATTCGATATCACATGCATATTGGTTACTGGCTACAACCCAAGATGCCTGTCCATTGATTTCCCAGAAGTAGAATTCTCCAAGGCCATGGATGATGCTGAAGAAACTTTGTTTTTCAGGCACTTAACGCCTGAATGGTTCTGGAAGTTGCAGAGAATTCTTGGAATCGGACAAGAGAGGAAAATGAAAAAAGCTTGGAAAACACTGGATCGTACATCAGCAGAATACATCTccagaaaaagaaaacaacTCAACAATCAATCACCCTTCTCATCAGACGACAGATCAGAGGGTGTTGATTTGTTAACATCGTACATGACAGAGACCCAAATCATGGGATCAAAACCAAACGACAAATTTCTACGAGATACCATAGTAAATTTTCTCCTTGCAGGAAGAGACACCACAAGCTCAGCTCTGACATGGTTCTTATGGCTGATCTCCAAGAATCCGCAAGCAGAAACCAAGATAAGAGAGGAGCTTAAAGCAAGTTTACCAGAAACAGAAGCAGAAACCTGGCGAATATTCAATCCAGAGGAGCTAAACAAGCTTGTTTATCTTCATGGAGCCATCTGTGAAGCTCTAAGGCTGTATCCACCAGTTCCATTTCAGCACAAGGCTCCTCTCCACGAAGATTTGCTTCCAAGTGGGCACAGAGTGAATCCTGAAATGAAGATAGTTCTCTGTTTGTATTCAATGGGGAGGATGGAATCCATCTGGGGAAAAGACTGCTTGGAATTCAAGCCTGAAAGGTGGATTACAGAAGGAGCAAAGATCAGGCATGAGCCGTCGTACAAGTTTCTAGCTTTCAATGCCGGACCGAGAACTTGCCTGGGGAAAGAAATGGCTTTCATTCAGATGAAGACAGTGGCGGCGGCTATAATCCATAACTACAAGGTTCAGGTGGTGGAAGATCATCCTGTGTCTCCAAATATCTCCATTATTCTTCAGATGAAACATGGATTGAAGGTCAGGATTAGCAGGAGATGGATTTGA
- the LOC110628639 gene encoding programmed cell death protein 2-like isoform X1, with product MMARALLGMPGPWADDNREPSDHYTTKIGGLPDLPFPLEAVPHNLLNCGACGKKLCLVAQVYAPVSSGRLKIGDRLVMVFGCVTAECGSTSLSWRALRLQKLDDGRFPCTNSDDVVPVTPPPDSVPKTNWLEDLGDESDEDIDLEALGKALSEAGSLASHSKKLHKNELSESVVNASPSVPRMRIVDMELPVVPCFYVYTQEESFSKDVSSMCSNYYSTLSIKEKQSNNDQEQQEAWGDESYEYDKALNVDRAYLKFKKKLDADPEQCFRYLYGGKPLLATPDVGDPGSCKLCGASRHYEMQLMPPLIYFLQDAADDCQKTALENWDWMTLVVFTCSKSCSNPSAEEKSKTGCWIVAEEAVVVQFEKPLDESVQLGFFS from the exons ATGATGGCTCGAGCTCTACTTGGTATGCCTGGACCATGGGCCGATGATAATCGTGAGCCATCTGACCATTACACTACAAAAATTGGCGGACTTCCT GACTTGCCTTTTCCTCTAGAGGCAGTGCCTCACAATTTGCTCAATTGTGGTGCCTGTGGAAAAAAGCTCTGTCTTGTTGCACAG GTTTATGCTCCAGTCTCTAGTGGAAGGTTGAAAATTGGAGATCGTCTTGTTATGGTCTTTGGTTGTGTGACGGCAGAATGTGGGAGTACTTCTCTTAG CTGGCGTGCACTTCGCCTGCAGAAACTGGATGATGGGAGATTCCCATGTACAAATTCTGATGATGTGGTTCCTGTTACTCCTCCTCCTGATTCAGTTCCAAAAACCAACTGGCTGGAGGATTTGGGTGATGAAAGTGATGAGGATATCGATCTTGAGGCTTTGGGTAAAGCACTTTCTGAAGCTGGAAGTTTGGCTTCTCATTCCAAGAAACTACATAAGAACGAGCTATCTGAGAGTGTTGTCAATGCTTCCCCTTCAGTTCCCAGGATGAGAATTGTGGACATGGAGTTACCAG TGGTTCCTTGTTTTTACGTTTATACTCAGGAAGAATCATTCTCAAAGGATGTTTCTTCTATGTGCTCGAACTATTATTCCACCCTTTCCATTAAGGAGAAACAAAGTAATAATGATCAAGAACAACAAGAAGCTTGGGGAGATGAAAGTTATGAATACGATAAAGCTTTAAATGTCGACAGGGCATACCTCAAGTTCAAGAAAAAGTTGGATGCTGACCCGGAGCAATGCTTCAG GTACTTGTATGGCGGGAAGCCTCTTCTTGCAACACCAGATGTGGGAGACCCTGGGTCATGCAAGCTTTGTGGTGCTTCGAGGCATTATGAGATGCAGCTGATGCCCccattaatatattttctacAAGATGCTGCTGATGATTGTCAAAAAACTGCATTAGAGAATTGGGACTGGATGACACTCGTTGTTTTCACTTGCTCCAAG AGCTGTTCCAACCCATCTGCTGAAGAAAAATCCAAAACTGGTTGCTGGATTGTGGCAGAGGAGGCTGTTGTTGTCCAATTTGAGAAACCACTGGACGAGTCGGTTCAGCTTGGTTTTTTCTCATGA